From Symphalangus syndactylus isolate Jambi chromosome 17, NHGRI_mSymSyn1-v2.1_pri, whole genome shotgun sequence, one genomic window encodes:
- the SF3A2 gene encoding splicing factor 3A subunit 2, with protein MDFQHRPGGKTGSGGVASSSESNRDRRERLRQLALETIDINKDPYFMKNHLGSYECKLCLTLHNNEGSYLAHTQGKKHQTNLARRAAKEAKEAPAQPAPEKVKVEVKKFVKIGRPGYKVTKQRDSEMGQQSLLFQIDYPEIAEGIMPRHRFMSAYEQRIEPPDRRWQYLLMAAEPYETIAFKVPSREIDKAEGKFWTHWNRETKQFFLQFHFKMEKPPAPPSLPAGPPGVKRPPPPLMNGLPPRPPLPESLPPPPPGGLPLPPMPPTGPAPSGPPGPPQLPPPAPGVHPPAPVVHPPASGVHPPAPGVHPPAPGVHPPAPGVHPPAPGVHPPTSGVHPPAPGVHPPAPGVHPPAPGVHPPAPGVHPPPSAGVHPQAPGVHPAAPAVHPQAPGVHPPAPGMHPQAPGVHPQPPGVHPSAPGVHPQPPGVHPSNPGVHPPTPMPPMLRPPLPSEGPGNIPPPPPTN; from the exons GACCCGTACTTCATGAAGAACCACCTGGGCTCCTATGAATGCAAGCTCTGCCTGACGCTTCACAACAATGAG GGGAGCTACCTGGCACATACCCAGGGGAAGAAGCACCAGACCAACCT GGCCCGGCGAGCAGCCAAGGAGGCCAAGGAGgcccctgcccagcccgcgcctgAGAAGGTCAAGGTGGAGGTGAAGAAGTTTGTGAAGATCGGCCGCCCAGGCTACAAAG TTACCAAGCAGAGAGACTCGGAGATGGGCCAGCAGAGCCTCCTCTTCCAG ATTGACTACCCTGAGATCGCCGAGGGCATCATGCCGCGCCACCGCTTCATGTCTGCGTACGAGCAGAGAATCGAGCCTCCGGACCGGCGCTGGCAGTACCTGCTCATGGCCGCCGAGCCCTATGAGACCATTGCCTTCAAG GTGCCGAGCAGAGAGATCGACAAGGCAGAGGGCAAGTTCTGGACACACTGGAACCGGGAGACCAAGCAG tTCTTCCTCCAGTTCCACTTTAAGATGGAGAAGCCCCCGGCTCCACCCAGCCTCCCCGCCGGCCCCCCTGGGGTGAAGCGGCCTCCACCTCCGCTGATGAATGGTCTGCCCCCTCGGCCTCCGCTGCCTGAGTCTTTGCCACCGCCCCCGCCAGGAGGCCTGCCCCTGCCACCCATGCCCCCCACGGGGCCTGCGCCCTCAGGGCCCCCGGGACCACCCCAGCTACCCCCGCCAGCTCCAGGGGTCCACCCCCCGGCCCCAGTGGTGCATCCTCCTGCATCTGGGGTCCACCCCCCAGCTCCTGGCGTCCACCCCCCAGCTCCTGGCGTCCACCCCCCAGCTCCTGGCGTCCATCCCCCAGCCCCCGGGGTCCACCCACCAACCTCTGGGGTCCACCCCCCAGCTCCCGGAGTCCACCCTCCAGCTCCCGGGGTTCACCCACCAGCCCCCGGAGTCCACCCGCCAGCCCCAGGGGTCCATCCTCCCCCATCAGCGGGGGTTCACCCCCAGGCTCCGGGGGTGCACCCAGCAGCCCCCGCAGTTCACCCTCAGGCCCCAGGTGTGCACCCACCAGCCCCAGGGATGCACCCTCAGGCCCCAGGGGTCCACCCCCAACCTCCCGGGGTCCATCCGTCGGCTCCTGGggtccaccctcagcctcctggagttcACCCCTCAAATCCTGGGGTACACCCCCCAACTCCCATGCCCCCAATGCTGAGGCCCCCACTCCCCTCCGAAGGCCCAGGGAACatacctccccctcccccaaccaactGA